The following coding sequences lie in one Cannabis sativa cultivar Pink pepper isolate KNU-18-1 chromosome 5, ASM2916894v1, whole genome shotgun sequence genomic window:
- the LOC115716868 gene encoding mitochondrial adenine nucleotide transporter ADNT1 yields the protein MASEDAVTKTTSESAVTTIVNLAEEAKHASEGVKAPSHAFISVGKSLIAGGVAGGVSRTAVAPLERLKILLQVQNPHSIKYNGTVQGLKYIWRTEGLRGLFKGNGTNCARIVPNSAVKFYSYEQASKSILWFYRQQTGNEEAQLTPLLRLGAGACAGIIAMSATYPMDMVRGRLTVQTEKSPHQYRGIFHALSTVLREEGFRALYRGWLPSVIGVVPYVGLNFAVYESLKDYLVKTKPFGLVNDSGELSVTTRLACGAAAGTVGQTIAYPLDVIRRRMQMVGWKDASSIVTGDGKGKPSLEYTGMVDAFRKTVRYEGFGALYKGLVPNSVKVVPSIAIAFVTYEVVKDILGVEMRISD from the exons ATGGCGTCGGAAGATGCGGTGACTAAGACGACGAGTGAGTCTGCCGTCACCACCATCGTTAACCTAGCCGAAGAGGCAAAGCACGCTAGCGAAGGAGTCAAGGCTCCTAGCCATGCTTTTATTAGCGTTGGAAAGTCTCTCATCGCTGGAGGTGTCGCTGGTGGAGT GTCACGCACTGCTGTTGCTCCATTGGAaagattaaaaattttgctCCAG GTACAAAATCCTCACAGTATCAAATACAATGGAACAGTTCAGGGGTTGAAGTATATATGGAGAACTGAAGGACTCAGAGGATTGTTTAAAGGCAATGGTACTAATTGTGCTCGCATTGTTCCAAACTCTGCTGTAAAATTCTATAGCTACGAGCAGGCATCTAA GAGCATTTTATGGTTTTACCGGCAGCAAACTGGAAATG AAGAGGCTCAACTGACACCTCTTTTACGGCTTGGAGCTGGTGCCTGTGCTGGAATTATAGCCATGTCGGCAACTTACCCAATGGATATGGTACGAGGTCGACTGACTGTCCAG ACAGAAAAATCACCTCACCAGTACAGAGGAATCTTCCACGCTCTTTCAACAGTTCTTCGGGAAGAAGGTTTTCGGGCATTATATAGGGGCTGGCTACCTTCTGTCATAGGAGTT GTACCATATGTTGGTCTCAACTTTGCTGTCTATGAATCCTTAAAAGATTATCTGGTCAAAACTAAACCATTTGGATTAGTTAATGACTCTGGGGAGCTGAGTGTGACAACGAGACTCGCTTGTGGGGCTGCAGCTGGAACCGTTGGCCAGACAATTGCTTACCCTCTGGATGTTATTCGGCGAAGAATGCAGATGGTGGGTTGGAAAGATGCATCTTCAATCGTAACTGGTGATGGGAAAGGCAAGCCCTCACTTGAATACACCGGGATGGTTGATGCATTCAGGAAAACAGTTCGGTATGAAGGATTTGGAGCTCTGTACAAGGGCTTGGTCCCCAATTCCGTGAAG